The DNA sequence GAAAACTCCAAAAAGCCACTCCACTCTGCTGCACCATCAACAGAAACCCATGCTGACTGCCTTCAACACGTTTTTCTGTGGAAGGGGATAGTTTCATTGGCTCAAGATCAACAGTTACGAACCAGAATCCACCTGAAACTCGCACCAGCTGCACTCTtctatttttataaaaaaaaaaaaattaaaaaaaggttcaaaGGGTTCTTAGGGCGATCCCATAGAACCAATGTTATCAACTCGATGAGcatataaagaacctttacatccacttctttaaagcttaatttaaatggttcttctaagaaatcactcaaagaaccctttatttcTAAGAGTGTGTATTAAACAACAACCTTGTTGATACAGCACACACTCTATGGGTTTGTATGGGCAAGATTTAGaggaacaaagaaaaacaaagagggTGTTTTCCGTCTCACGCTGGGACCTGGGACTGCTGGTTCATGGAGTTAACAAGGGGAATTCAGGACTGAACATAACACACATAAACCAGTGGAGGCATGTCGCTTAAACGTAGGCTCAATGCTAATGATTAGTCACGCTGATCTGACTGATCTACTTATTAACTTACACAGAAATGCTTTTCAGAATCATGCAGCCAATCCTGTCCAGCTATGATCCTGCTGTACTTCTACAAGCGTATTCAGTGTGAGCGTCGAGGACTCAAGCTGTCAGAAATGGACTGAAACACCATCTCAAACAGCAGGCTCGCCTGTGgcatttaaccatttaatatTCCATTCAGATATTCCAAGTAAAATCATAATCATGCACATTATCAAAAAACAGGCACTAGTTGCTTAAAACTAAGCCGAAAATGATTGAGCTTCGTCAGCCGAAACTTTAGAACCAATTTGAGTTGTGTGCCATTCGCACTTCTACGCACGTCGTACAACTGCTCTTAAATACACCAAAATGAATTTCACCCCTCTTGGGTAGCGAGTGCCTGCttctaaaaacaaagaaaatgcaaaAGATCAAAAAATGACTCATGGCAGGTACTGTGACACACACGTTCCCCAGTTATATAAGCCTTGCAGAAGTGAAAACCTAGGCCATAACAAAactaaacagagagagagaaagtgccaAATCAACATCCAGTTGGGCAACGCAGAACAGAGTAACCTACAGTGTGTTGTAACAGATCAGCAGGATACAAAGAAAGCTAATAGATCAGCCGGACACAAAGACAGCTATGAGAAGAGCATGGCAAACAAAATGCATGAGGCGGACGAGAGTGGTAGCACAGTGGCCCAGGTTTCCTGAAAGTGGGTGGTTGTTGGGtgaaggggtggggggtgctGAGGTCAGATCGCCCGCTTCTCGCTACTTCTTCCTATAAGCCAGAGCACCATAAGCCACCAAAGCAGCAATGGCTACCAGGGCGGCACCGCCATACAGCAGCACCGGAAGCTCAGAAGGGCCTGGTTCTGTCTGCGCCAGAGCTGCAGCTGGGGGCAAGACGGGAGGCTCCTGGGCTGAAGCTGGGACCGCTGGTACCTCCTGCATTACAAGTGGCTCTTGAGCTGGTGGCTCATGATCTGGAGGTGCTGGCTGTGGTTCAGGCTCAGCTTCTGGTTCAGCAGCAGGGACAGGCTCTTTAACTGGGCTTGGAAGCTGTGGCTCCACAGGAGCTAGAACAGGTTCTGGCTGAGCTGTCTTGAGCTCAGGTTCAGGATCAGGCACTAGGggggcaacagcagcagcagcaacaacaggaGGTTCTGGTGGGGTTGAAAATTCTGGCTGCAGAGCGAATGCGGATTCTGGTGCAGGAGCAGCTAGGCTAACAGGTGCCTCCATGATGACAATCGACTCTTCGGGAGATCCGAGCAAATCGGGCGCTTTAGCTGAAGGAGGAGTGGCTTCTTCCCTAAGCTCCGCCCTCAGGGCTGCCAGCTCActctcactgcccagcacactCAGAACACTCTCCTGCAACTCCCCCTCCTCTGCAGGTTCCTGTCCCTCCTCcagtagctccgcctcctcgcGTTCCACGTGCACAATATCGGAGTTGGACGAGTTGTTCTCACTGCGCTCCTCGGCCAAGGCCATGCCTTCAGCGCTGTCCAGGCTCTTGGTGTCCTCGCGGTCCATCTCGCTTACTTGAGCCCAGGACTCGTGGCCGGTCAGAGACACGGGCAGGCTCTCCGTCTGCCAGGATCCCGGCCCACTGCTGTCTGCCGTTGTCAGCAGGGACTCTGGGGGGCTCAGCAGCTCTGGGACCTGCTCCCCTGACAGGATGTAGATATCGTTACTGTCTTCAGCAATGATTACTCCAGGGTCGTCCACATCGTCTAGGCTGAACACCGCACTCTAAAAGATACAAAGAGGAGACAATGTTAAACCATGCACTGACATCACTCCACTCACTCCTAGGAATTAAGGGTGTAGCAATTTCCAAAACAACCCCCAAACTAGTATCACCAGCAAGTCAGCACAGTCACGCTCCTATTAAGCCCTGATCATTGAGTCTCATCACTTGAAACACAAAAGTCTTGTTTCTCAGCACTCTTTCATCAGAGTGTAGTGACTTCTACCAGCCTCTAACTGCATAACTGTGCACCAGCAGCAAGGAAAAAGTAGATTCAGTTTCATCACATTAGGTTTTCCCTTCtcttctcacacactcacccatccTCATGCGAGAACACTAGTCAGTCATCACCTTTGTTCCTGGATGCAGATACAGGCACTAATAAATATGGCCTTTAACTGGTTTCAAAAGTGATTGGACATTGCCAATTCTGGGAAGGGGGAAGCTAGTATGTGATTCCTGAGAATCACTGGATGGCTCAACACGCTCGAAGTTCAgcccaaatctgatttttgGCATATCTAGAGAGTCTGGACAGCAAAAAACAAAGAGGGGAAAAATTATACTTAAATCGGATTCCAAAGTGCCAGTTTACATCCGGCGCCAACGTGCGATTTTGGTgatcggatttcacttgtccacATTGTGCATTGTGATCGGATCATGATCGGATGTAGAGGTGGCCAAAGACTCATCTTGTTCACGTTCACTACAAGTCTAAACGGAATATGTTTTCTGTGACCGGATTCTGTCAGGCAAACGGAAATGCGTCTGCTGAAAAACCGTGTTCATCCGGACATGCAGATCACATCCGATCACTTGCAAATAACAGCACGGACAGTTATTCCAATAGATCTGATTTGAGAAACAAATCCGATCTGCCAGCAGTCTAAACGTAGCCTAATTCTGTTAGATCAGCTAACAGCCACACTGTTGGCGGAGTGATTGGCAGAAAGGGCCACTTAACCCACTTAGAGAGCATGCCTGGCTAGTTGCTGCGGATCAAACTGCAAGCTTCATGGGAGCACATACTTTACTAAATGCTACTGTAACAGAATACCATCAGTATTACCCTTCAAAACTCATAGCCATCAAACCATCTGAACAGGAAGCCCACAAGTCAAAACCACCAGCTGATTCACTGCTAGCACCTTCCCATCAATACAGTTCTACTGAACATTAtcttcagtttttaaaaaacatgacaaccagaaaaaaacaaatcattCTAGCAAGACGATGCAAACTCAACCACAGAGTTCCACTTAAAGCCATTTCTAAAAGGGGTTTCGTACCAAGTTATTCAGCAAACATGCAAAACAGCCTTCCATGGAAATTGGGCAAAATCTTCTTCTCATACTGGCTGCTGAGATATGAGAATTTAGAAATGATGTTTGAAATGAAAGCCAAATGGAGACAGACCACTCAAGCACTCTTTTTTGATTGTTTTCAGAAGAACTTTAAGCCAAGTGTGAAGCACTTCATGGTCTTCAGAGCTAAACAACAAGATGTTAGACACTGCTGACGTAGCCTTATTGATATGTTTCAAccaacatttttatatttagttaTTACTGCATTTTGATATGCTTTAAAGGCCAAATCACAGAAGTCTGAACATCTGTGATTTTATTATAAAGTGAATGAGTAATGcatttgaaacattttatttcCATATAATTTGCATAAAAGATCTGTGACTGCTTTGACCAGAACTGTGTTACCAGAGTTAACCTTGCTTTTCTTTCCTCCTCTTGGTTGGTGTTTGTGAATGCGCTGACCTGTTAAATTTTACACCACTGTTCTTCATATTTCTATATGTCCATTTTCGTGTGTCTGAAGCAATTTTTCCAAGCATATTACTGCTGTGTAGTCTCTTAGAAAATCTACCTAAGCAAAGAGCAAACCACACAGCATTTACTAATgtgcaaaacaacaacaacagatacgtctatgtgtgtgttttgcaaatGGCTGTCTTCACAAGCAGAAAACCTGGGTTCGTAAACTCATGCATCAACTAGAATCTCGAGTTTCCAACTTG is a window from the Salminus brasiliensis chromosome 13, fSalBra1.hap2, whole genome shotgun sequence genome containing:
- the bcl2l13 gene encoding bcl-2-like protein 13 isoform X2, which encodes MRPTAGQTAQEKDADQTSRMKQQIEEELKQLEEEITASFPRTGFDRHTSPVFSPANPESSIEDSLAVLGDRITRDLDTHLASATRTLLSGQLDYEGFRTAVQEVSSHSQGGWSKVLVPLVLLQALQAEGQPLASLLALGVSYLEEAEADFIIQQGGWSAVFSLDDVDDPGVIIAEDSNDIYILSGEQVPELLSPPESLLTTADSSGPGSWQTESLPVSLTGHESWAQVSEMDREDTKSLDSAEGMALAEERSENNSSNSDIVHVEREEAELLEEGQEPAEEGELQESVLSVLGSESELAALRAELREEATPPSAKAPDLLGSPEESIVIMEAPVSLAAPAPESAFALQPEFSTPPEPPVVAAAAVAPLVPDPEPELKTAQPEPVLAPVEPQLPSPVKEPVPAAEPEAEPEPQPAPPDHEPPAQEPLVMQEVPAVPASAQEPPVLPPAAALAQTEPGPSELPVLLYGGAALVAIAALVAYGALAYRKK
- the bcl2l13 gene encoding bcl-2-like protein 13 isoform X1; translation: MAASGPSTTVPEGFHYETKYVLLSYLGLPPSAQSRPAQAAGQTAQEKDADQTSRMKQQIEEELKQLEEEITASFPRTGFDRHTSPVFSPANPESSIEDSLAVLGDRITRDLDTHLASATRTLLSGQLDYEGFRTAVQEVSSHSQGGWSKVLVPLVLLQALQAEGQPLASLLALGVSYLEEAEADFIIQQGGWSAVFSLDDVDDPGVIIAEDSNDIYILSGEQVPELLSPPESLLTTADSSGPGSWQTESLPVSLTGHESWAQVSEMDREDTKSLDSAEGMALAEERSENNSSNSDIVHVEREEAELLEEGQEPAEEGELQESVLSVLGSESELAALRAELREEATPPSAKAPDLLGSPEESIVIMEAPVSLAAPAPESAFALQPEFSTPPEPPVVAAAAVAPLVPDPEPELKTAQPEPVLAPVEPQLPSPVKEPVPAAEPEAEPEPQPAPPDHEPPAQEPLVMQEVPAVPASAQEPPVLPPAAALAQTEPGPSELPVLLYGGAALVAIAALVAYGALAYRKK